Genomic window (Magnolia sinica isolate HGM2019 chromosome 6, MsV1, whole genome shotgun sequence):
AGAAGCTTAGAATGAGCACACGAAGATTCACCAATTGCAATAATGACATCGGGAGAGATTCAATGCCAGTATAACTTAGATCAAGGATCTGTAGTTTTGGCATGAGCTCGAAGAAATTACTGTGAATGGTACGTAATTGATAGTTTTCATTGAGGAACAAGGAGATCAAGTTAGGACAAGCAGGTGAAATTTCCAGATGCTCTATCTTGTTGCGTATCAATGAAATCCTTACAACCCCTCTCCACATATTCTCTTCTGGTGGCTGCACTAGTCCCTCCCCTGCTTTCACAAGGAATTTTGAGCCTTCAATGGATGACGATGGTGAAGTGATCCATATAGCCAAGTCACGGAGCAAATCATGCATCCCAACGAATTCATCGGGATCTCCTTCAGACCCTTCCTCCAAGAGGCATGCGTCCTTGATTCTTTCAAGGATGTCGTGTCCCTTGTTTGATGCTTCTTGCAAGTTATTCACATTTTCTATAAACCCTTCCTCCACGGCCCAACATCTTACTAGCTTATCTATATAAATATCATTATCTTCTGGAAACAATGAACAATACAGGAAGCATGATTTGATCTTATCATTTTCTAGGCAATCATAACTAAGTTTCAAAGGAAGAAACACTTGACGCTCCATACCTGGAACCTCAGGTGATGATCCTTTCAATGCCCTCAATGCATTCTCCCATACCTCTTTCTTATACTTGCCATGCATGGCCCTTCCCACTGTCTTAATTGCAAGTGGTAATCCGCTGCACTCCTCTGCAACCTTCTCTGCTACTGGTCGAATCTCTGATGACATAATCACATCCCCACATCTTTCACGGAACAAATTCCACGCTTCCTCAGGCGTAAGAGTTCTGACCCTAATCTGCTTATCGACCTCCATCTCATTACACACGTTAATGAATCGGGTGGTTATCGTGATCTTGCATCTGTTTTGCTTGTCTGGCTTTGGAATTCCGACTTTATCCAAACTAAATGCTTCCCATAGATCATCTAAGATGAGCAAATACCTCACAttcttcaaccgatcaaacagccTGTTTCTCTTCTCTTCATTTATGTGAAATTTCATATCCATATTCAACGCGTTTCCAATCTGATCTTGGATTAATCCCAAGTTGAGGTCCTTGGAAACAGTTACCCAAATCACAACGTTGAAGTCATTGGTTCCGATGAACCTATTATTTATGGCTTTCATTAGAGTGGTTTTCCCTATTCCACCCATCCCATAAACACCAACAAGGCTATTCTCCTCGTCGTGTAAGCATTGCCATATCTCCTCCATGGTTTCCTCAGACGTGCTTTGCTGTACTCGTGGTAGCGATGTTTGCATCTCCAACACCCTGGCCTGCGAGGGCTCTCAGCCACCTTATCGAAGTCCCCTTTAGCTTTGAGGTTTTCCACATCTTTGAGCTTTTTAACGACCCTTTTGCCCAGCTTGTAGCGAGAGAAGTGATTGGTGCAACAACCGTTCAAGCACGTTCTAGGTTGCTCGAATTCCGTTCTTAAAGAATCGACTTGAGCTTCGATATTGGCGACGTCCACAAGCCAGTTCTCCACTTGGCGAACCCGTGTCTTTCCGACTGATATAGCATCATCGACGTCCGCTTGAATTTGGTGACGCTTGTCTTGTAGTTCTTCCGTTTCCTTCTTCAATGTCTCTACATTGTTATTAAGGTGTTTGAGATAACCGATCTGCTGAGAAACAGGAGCCCAGAAGAAGAGAATGATCTGCACAACTGGACCCAAGAAATCCATTCTGGACAGTGAAGGTAGCAGAGGAATGAAATGAAAGTGCTGCCAGAAATAATGCCTGTGAATATGACTTCAGTTCTGAGAAGCTGAGGAGAGAGAGCAAGAGAaactgtccaaaaaaaaaaaaaaaagagggcaaAAGAGAATGGAATTAGAGACGGAAGTGGTTCGATGCTGTGTACAAAGTAGGGAAGCGGAtcgaccggacgcggattgcctactaacAGCGACAGTGCTTCGTGAGTCCCAtcatggtgtaccacacatcagctatatagctgatgtatgtacgtgtcgtgcgaagacgagcgctgacgctcctcaagctccgagttgtacgaacggttcaaaggagatcaaagttacatgggcccacgatgatgtattttttatatccacaccattcatccatttttcgagataattttagagtaaTTTCcagaaaatgagtcatatccaaagatcaactggaccacaccacaaatagcagtggagataatgattttcactgataaaaatttcgtagggcccaccacaatgtttattttccatccaatctgttcataaggtcacaaatacctacatgaagagtaaaaacaaatttcatattgattcaaaacttgtgtgaACCCCATAAGTgtataagggtttcaatggcagatgttcaatctcccactgctttttctAGTGTGCTCCACTTAATcggtagatctgtcttattttttgtctcaagccttaagacgagctcaaaaaatggatggatgttttggatatatcatatacatcatgatgggacccacagaacttgctgacatcaatacaccagatATATATCTGGTATGAGGTGGCTTCCACAAAAtagacttgtggggcccactgtgatgtgatgtTTTAATCCacccaatctgtccatcatgtgcgGCATCTGTTGTTagaagtagaggtgggcatcggattgagtcagatcggattggggcTAACCCGATTTGGTCCGAAATCTAGTTGGACTGACCCGAACTAGATCCGTTCCGGAACCGGGTCTGGGACATACGATCCGATCCAATCCGACACACGATTGGCTTGACCCGAACCGGTCTGACTCGGTCAAGGAAACTGAGTTGGATCGGGTTGTGTGCGATTCGGATCaacttttttaacggtgaaaatcattatcctcgttattatttttggtgtggtccatttgtgctttagatatgattcatttttttttccaaatgatctaaaatgatcacgaaaaatggataaacagtatggatataaaaaatacatcattgtggggcccatctaatattgatatcatttgagtcgttcgtacaactcggagcttgaggtgTATAGCTGTGAACATCAAAGCAGCTGTAACATGTTGTGCAAGctttgacgttagcaagttctgttgGTGGCTATAAATCATATCATGGGATATTTGTTATattcaaatcgtccatccatttgacaagcttgttttaaggcttgagacgaaaaataagatagatctgaccatcaagtggaccacacttgaaaaATCATTctcagctgctatttgtggtgtggtccaaatgatctttggatatgattaattttttgactaatgttctaaaatgatcttgaaaattttataaacggtgtggatataataaagcatcattgtgaggcccatgtaactttgatatcctttgaactgcTCATACAACTCAGCGCTGGAGGTCGTCTTCCTAGTACACGTTCATACACCAGCTATGttgctgatgtgtggtacactaaCCAATCTGCTTCAGCAAAATAAACGTGCGGGGCATTGTGATGTGATGTTTTAATTCCACCCAAcctgtccatcatgtgtggcaTCCCGctgttggaagcggattggctggtgtatcacacatAGGTGTATTGGCATCAGCAAgtactgtgggtcccatcttaaggtatatgttatatccaaaccattcatccatttggcgagttctTCGTAAGGCTTAAgccaaaaaataatataaatctaaagttaaagtggaccacactgaaaaaagcaatggggtttgaacttctaccattgaaactcttttggggtcacagaagtttcagatcaatatgaaatttgtttttcctcttcatccaggtatttgtaaCCCCTATGaatagattaaatggaaaataaacgttatgttgggccctgcaagtttttaatggttaagatcattatcCCGTTGCTattttttgtgtggtccatttgagatttggatatcatTAATTTTTCAGCTAATGTtgtaaaatgatttcaaaaatttgacgaacagcatggatataataaatacatcattgtgaggcctgtgtaactttgatatcctttgaacccttcgtacaactcggagctcaaagAGTATCCATGTTCATGTTCGCACAACAAGTATCGGTGGAATAAGTAGAGATGAATGCTATGCTTGTATGAGACATCATGGAACACTAGTCCAAGGGTTATGATTATTTGATCAAGAAGAGTATAACATATATGGTCCATCAATTTAAGGGTCATATTTGAGAGATGTGCATGAATGGCGTATAAGTGTCATAAATTTGGTAGTAGGACAACAATATATTTTGTCTTATATTTtacaaaagattttaaaaaaaagacaataataataataataataaacgatAAATTGTTAATTTTCAGACATTCGTAGTTTATCTTTACTAATTagatttttatgaaaaaatatttatttttagacATCAACACATTCTTTAGACAAATTATCAAACAAAATTTTCAGTACTCATAAATACTTGAATTCagcattttaagttttcaacaactaaattaatttttaaatcttattttttaatttacGGGACCTTTGAAACTGACATTGTTTCTAGCTCTCTTATTCAGTTCAATTTCAAAACTTATTTAGCTTTTAGATGAGGAGGAACTCAATTTATAaacttgaaataaaatgaaataaaagataaCACTTTCAATAGTAAATACTACACTTCTGACACAACAAATAATAGTATATTGCCAATGCAATAATACACAACATTAAATACTATATTGCTACAATAAAAACACTTTGCTTTTTCATGTTCCACAATCTACAAGGCAGGACACACACAAATGAGGGATGGCCACAATCATATTTTCATGTGCCTAAACATTCCCTTTGCCTTCCCAACACTAGAACCATGAAACATTAACAAATTTAGCATAAAGGAATAAACATTAGCAAgactttctcttcttttttttactaACATCATCCTTGTATTTAGTTGTTTTCAAGAAGCCTATAATGCTCGTATCATGGCCAGTTCAATCAATCAGACCAATTCTTCCTTAAAGCATATAGTGTATTCCACCTAATAAATTTATCAGCCTGCTTTTCAAGACAAGATGTTTGTATGGCCTGGATCCGTCACAAGTTTGTCACATGGAGGGGCCCACTTCTCAGGACTTTGAGTCCATTAGTCCTTTGAAACAATGTTAAATCTAATTGTCCTCCAATCAAAGAGAAATGTTCACATAACCCTTTCTTTCCCTCCAACATGTTATTCTAAAGAACATCTCATCCGTCAAAATGGTGGCCCTCAACATAAGGATCACCAAAACCATGGATATACAAACTCATCAGTTGGGGTCATTACCATTCAAATCTGCCCGATTCTCCCCGAACTTGaccgatccaggccatcggttctgttcgaatcagggcggattgggtcggatcgggtcagatcggattgggtcgaaTCCGCCGGATCTGGTCTATCTTTCCCACCTCtagttggaagtggattggctggtgtaccacacactagtgTACTGATGTCAGCAAgtactgtgggtcccatcataaggtatgtgttatatccaaaccatccatccatttggtagctcattgtaaggcttgagccaaaaaataagacagatcgaaagctaaagtggaccacactaaaaaaagcagtggtggattgaacttttaccattgaaacccttttgggggttacagaagtttcggatcaatatgaaatttgtttttcttcttcatccagttatctatgaccttattaacagattagatggaaaataaacgttatggtgagccctgtaaaattttgaacggtgaaaatcattatcccgctgctctttttggtgtggtccatttgagatttggatatgattaattttttagttaatgttctaaaatgatctcgaaaatttgatcaatggtgtggatataataaatacatcattgagaggcccatgtaactttgatatcctttgaaccattcgtacaacccgGGGCTCGTCTCGCTCGTCTTCGCAAGACACGTTTCTAcacgccaatccgcttccccgttGTTGGAAGCTACGTGGGGCCACTACAAGAATTAGATGGAACACCTACCGTGGAAACTATAAGCCCACAGAAGTCTGGGATGAGACTAATATaagtgttttcagttcatccaggcTGGCAGGAccttatgaatgatttggatagcaaataaacaacaTGATCTTCCAGGAACATCCGACATGTCCATCATGTGAACTCCTAATTTTCTCCCGTGTTACCTGTAAAATCAAGTTGATAAAAAACTTTGGGTatgccacaccacagggaaagtAGGGATGGGGACTCCATCGTTAAAATCCTTCCAGATTATATTTGGGGTCTGTTGATTTTACACATTCAATCTAAACCGTTTAGAAGATGCATAGGTAGGATGAATGAACACCTAAAAAATTAGGCCatttcaaaattcaggtgggtcacGAAATGtaattttaaaggttttaggcatgattttacaagaTAGGCCCACATGAGTTTGGATCAACCTGAGTTTCAGAAGCCAACAAGAATAGGAGGGGCCACACGTGAAGGATGGATTAAATGTCACTaaaacatcacagtaagccccacACGTGAGTTTGTGGGTAGAAACGTGTGTATTGGATTCAGCCTGAAACAATGAACCGATGATTATGATTATCATTTAGGTAGATAGATGAATTtataataaatgaaaataaaatttccaatGACCAATGAATAGCAttcaattctaaaaataaaaggttAGGATATTCTGCCAAGCTTCATTATGGACCAATAGTTGATTGCTCCTAActagaatatggacggttcaaatcgtaCAACTCATCATATAGCCTTAGGAGGGAAAATGAGTTGGCATTGGGAAACATAAGGAAAATACAAAAGCGAAGAAGAAATTAGTATTTAgcataaagaagaagaaattagtaTTTAGCATAAAGATATAAACACCTCGTAAATGTTGTTAGATGCCTTCAATCTAACTGAGGTCAAGGGCATGTAGATTTCATTAACTAACCACTCGATgccataaaaaaaatctaaa
Coding sequences:
- the LOC131249373 gene encoding disease resistance protein At4g27190-like isoform X2, whose translation is MQTSLPRVQQSTSEETMEEIWQCLHDEENSLVGVYGMGGIGKTTLMKAINNRFIGTNDFNVVIWVTVSKDLNLGLIQDQIGNALNMDMKFHINEEKRNRLFDRLKNVRYLLILDDLWEAFSLDKVGIPKPDKQNRCKITITTRFINVCNEMEVDKQIRVRTLTPEEAWNLFRERCGDVIMSSEIRPVAEKVAEECSGLPLAIKTVGRAMHGKYKKEVWENALRALKGSSPEVPGMERQVFLPLKLSYDCLENDKIKSCFLYCSLFPEDNDIYIDKLVRCWAVEEGFIENVNNLQEASNKGHDILERIKDACLLEEGSEGDPDEFVGMHDLLRDLAIWITSPSSSIEGSKFLVKAGEGLVQPPEENMWRGVVRISLIRNKIEHLEISPACPNLISLFLNENYQLRTIHSNFFELMPKLQILDLSYTGIESLPMSLLQLVNLRVLILSFCQDLVEVPPLGKLKELQILDLSESGLENFPQGIESLVKLKRLDISETSLTAIPYTMIFGLPSLEELGTMGTNGPMDGATFIEAASMTRLRSLSISVSNILNGFIAHDMFHQWFSGLTSFRVNETYLPPLSNKQISICECDKFPCGIEGLTKHAFSLDLYNSKGLTSLSKFQGDLKSLRHLRVNHCSGVECFIDWREVGDDAFQCLQFLVLGDLPNLEKVFDGGAPPPLNTSLQNLRRIFVFKCERLSSLFSSSMVEQLHQLEELTISECFQMKEIVEGDELPHNSFPKLSILELDHLPELESICSQRFTFISLEEMKVISCPKLKKLPLFRSSIHEIKVKIEGKREWWEGLEWEDENARSLCSTIYKEASSEIEEILLNNTMRTSLSSKISRDIPMPTNW
- the LOC131249373 gene encoding disease resistance protein At4g27190-like isoform X4; protein product: MQTSLPRVQQSTSEETMEEIWQCLHDEENSLVGVYGMGGIGKTTLMKAINNRFIGTNDFNVVIWVTVSKDLNLGLIQDQIGNALNMDMKFHINEEKRNRLFDRLKNVRYLLILDDLWEAFSLDKVGIPKPDKQNRCKITITTRFINVCNEMEVDKQIRVRTLTPEEAWNLFRERCGDVIMSSEIRPVAEKVAEECSGLPLAIKTVGRAMHGKYKKEVWENALRALKGSSPEVPGMERQVFLPLKLSYDCLENDKIKSCFLYCSLFPEDNDIYIDKLVRCWAVEEGFIENVNNLQEASNKGHDILERIKDACLLEEGSEGDPDEFVGMHDLLRDLAIWITSPSSSIEGSKFLVKAGEGLVQPPEENMWRGVVRISLIRNKIEHLEISPACPNLISLFLNENYQLRTIHSNFFELMPKLQILDLSYTGIESLPMSLLQLVNLRVLILSFCQDLVEVPPLGKLKELQILDLSESGLENFPQGIESLVKLKRLDISETSLTAIPYTMIFGLPSLEELGTMGTNGPMDGATFIEAASMTRLRSLSISVSNILNGFIAHDMFHQWFSGLTSFRVNETYLPPLSNKQISICECDKFPCGIEGLTKHAFSLDLYNSKGLTSLSKFQGDLKSLRHLRVNHCSGVECFIDWREVGDDAFQCLQFLVLGDLPNLEKVFDGGAPPPLNTSLQNLRRIFVFKCERLSSLFSSSMVEQLHQLEELTISECFQMKEIVEGDELPHNSFPKLSILELDHLPELESICSQRFTFISLEEMKVISCPKLKKLPLFRSSIHEIKVKIEGKREWWEGLEWEDENARSLCSTIYKEASSEIEEEDSSE
- the LOC131249373 gene encoding disease resistance protein At4g27190-like isoform X3, producing MQTSLPRVQQSTSEETMEEIWQCLHDEENSLVGVYGMGGIGKTTLMKAINNRFIGTNDFNVVIWVTVSKDLNLGLIQDQIGNALNMDMKFHINEEKRNRLFDRLKNVRYLLILDDLWEAFSLDKVGIPKPDKQNRCKITITTRFINVCNEMEVDKQIRVRTLTPEEAWNLFRERCGDVIMSSEIRPVAEKVAEECSGLPLAIKTVGRAMHGKYKKEVWENALRALKGSSPEVPGMERQVFLPLKLSYDCLENDKIKSCFLYCSLFPEDNDIYIDKLVRCWAVEEGFIENVNNLQEASNKGHDILERIKDACLLEEGSEGDPDEFVGMHDLLRDLAIWITSPSSSIEGSKFLVKAGEGLVQPPEENMWRGVVRISLIRNKIEHLEISPACPNLISLFLNENYQLRTIHSNFFELMPKLQILDLSYTGIESLPMSLLQLVNLRVLILSFCQDLVEVPPLGKLKELQILDLSESGLENFPQGIESLVKLKRLDISETSLTAIPYTMIFGLPSLEELGTMGTNGPMDGATFIEAASMTRLRSLSISVSNILNGFIAHDMFHQWFSGLTSFRVNETYLPPLSNKQISICECDKFPCGIEGLTKHAFSLDLYNSKGLTSLSKFQGDLKSLRHLRVNHCSGVECFIDWREVGDDAFQCLQFLVLGDLPNLEKVFDGGAPPPLNTSLQNLRRIFVFKCERLSSLFSSSMVEQLHQLEELTISECFQMKEIVEGDELPHNSFPKLSILELDHLPELESICSQRFTFISLEEMKVISCPKLKKLPLFRSSIHEIKVKIEGKREWWEGLEWEDENARSLCSTIYKEASSEIEEILLNNTMRTSLSSKISRDIPMPTN